The following are from one region of the Nicotiana tomentosiformis chromosome 7, ASM39032v3, whole genome shotgun sequence genome:
- the LOC104112737 gene encoding polyadenylation and cleavage factor homolog 4 isoform X1, with the protein MEMEGSRRPFDRSRLEPGPKKPRLMEAGTERSSSNGSSFISQRAAASNSRSSDSIRGPYQQQQQHQELVSQYKTALAELTFNSKPIITNLTIIAGENLQSAKAIAATICNNIIEVPTEQKLPSLYLLDSIVKNIGRDYIKYFAGKLPEVFCKAYRQVEPSVHPGMRHLFGTWKGVFPPQQLQLIEKELGFTTGVNGSSSGTSRPDPQAQRPAHSIHVNPKYLEARQRLQQSTRTKGAVSDISSTLNVNENVERPEITTSVSSGRSWIDPSIKRAQKEKLNEHVPEKTISAAYGDSDYGSDVSRRSAFGAGRGGERIKEQGFDKPWYDSGTGKILSQRSGLDIKHGFQSISQKSATSDAHPQLIQSLPNRTSTLTDRSWKNSEEEEYMWDDVNSAAKDRWASEDSDKSDLENQLRRPQSIREVGLRADSEASADSLSGDERGQTSFGNQMSAMWSRDSHALDGARHSASLRSAPVHPEGYQTSFSSLSKAANSIGRTSFKSQTGSVHVGAPNFVPMNATLESRGSIVQQQRETLRAASPSAHSPMHQHPPSPSVITSNANQIANSLDEQYQPQATSRSDPRISQFSRRSNLDPRNQFSHESLAMPSWNAVSVNSQRQQPPNLQNASTLASSLQLRHDVQQESLESEYSGQTQNSAVPQISDFPNPSSTSSLLAAVLKSGIIGSKSSSGTTPSSLDKGALSSQASAQPPLPSGLPPAQFSPPGPRIPPASISSLSLDKNASNTPNYNSQRNVEPPPLPPGPPPTLVEGASLQPLNAPKSASSPLSSILSTLVAKGLISASKESPTYTPSDTPPQTQNHIPPASSRSIPALSAPISSSIPFLAPEAEITLSKPAAKTPDALLRSTKEQAKSLIGLAFKPDVIRKSHPDVISELLDDVPHQCGICGFGLKLQEKLDRHLEWHALRNPDVKLLNSSRKWYLNSGEWIAGFGGLPCDKSKGTIGGSNETSECTEAVVPADESQCVCVLCGELFEDFYNEESDKWMFEGAVYMSIPGESGTQGPIVHTNCISESSCQELGLA; encoded by the exons ATGGAGATGGAGGGTTCTCGTAGACCATTTGATAGATCAAGATTAGAGCCAGGACCTAAGAAACCAAGATTAATGGAAGCTGGAACCGAGCGGAGCAGCTCAAATGGGTCGAGCTTCATTTCTCAACGGGCTGCTGCTTCGAATTCGAGGAGTAGTGATTCGATTCGCGGGCCTTATCAACAGCAGCAACAGCATCAGGAGCTAGTGAGCCAGTATAAGACTGCCTTAGCTGAACTGACATTTAATTCGAAGCCCATAATTACAAATTTGACTATTATTGCTGGTGAGAATTTGCAGTCTGCTAAGGCGATCGCTGCTACTATCTGCAACAACATTATTGAG GTTCCTACTGAGCAAAAGCTTCCATCTCTATACCTTTTGGACAGTATTGTGAAGAACATCGGGCGGGATTATATTAAGTATTTTGCCGGCAAGCTACCTGAG GTTTTCTGCAAAGCTTATAGACAGGTTGAACCTTCGGTACATCCTGGGATGCGGCATCTTTTTGGAACTTGGAAAGGAGTATTCCCCCCTCAACAACTCCAATTAATTGAGAAGGAGCTCGGATTTACAACTGGTGTCAATGGCTCTTCATCAGGGACATCTAGGCCTGATCCCCAGGCTCAACGACCTGCACATAGCATTCACGTAAATCCCAAATATCTGGAGGCAAGGCAACGCCTACAGCAATCAACCAGG ACAAAAGGAGCAGTTAGTGACATCAGCAGCACTCTTAATGTAAACGAGAACGTAGAGAGACCGGAGATAACAACCAGTGTTAGTTCTGGAAGATCATGGATTGATCCTTCTATTAAG CGTGCTCAGAAAGAAAAGTTGAACGAGCATGTTCCTGAGAAAACTATCAGTGCAGCATATGGAGATTCGGATTATGGTTCTGATGTGTCGAGGCGTTCTGCCTTTGGAGCAGGAAGAGGAGGTGAGAGAATTAAGGAACAGGGGTTCGATAAACCTTGGTATGATTCTGGGACGGGTAAAATATTGAGCCAAAGAAGCGGCTTGGACATTAAGCATGGGTTCCAAAGTATATCCCAAAAATCTGCAACCTCTGATGCACATCCACAACTGATACAGTCCTTGCCAAATAGAACCAGTACTTTGACTGATAGGAGCTGGAAGAATTCTGAGGAAGAGGAGTACATGTGGGATGATGTAAACAGTGCAGCTAAAGACCGGTGGGCATCTGAGGATTCAGATAAATCT GACCTAGAAAATCAACTGAGGAGACCACAGAGCATAAGGGAGGTCGGATTAAGGGCTGATAGTGAAGCCTCAGCTGATTCTCTTTCAGGTGACGAGCGAGGCCAAACATCTTTCGGGAATCAAATGTCAGCAATGTGGTCAAGGGATTCACATGCTTTAGATGGAGCTAGGCATTCAGCTTCTCTTCGAAGTGCTCCAGTTCATCCAGAAGGCTATCAAACTTCTTTCAGTTCGTTGTCAAAAGCTGCAAATTCAATAGGTAGGACATCTTTCAAGTCACAGACAGGTTCAGTCCACGTTGGAGCGCCAAACTTTGTGCCGATGAATGCAACTTTGGAGTCCAGGGGATCCATAGTGCAACAGCAGCGAGAAACTCTCAGAGCTGCCTCTCCCTCTGCTCACTCACCAATGCATCAGCATCCTCCATCCCCATCAGTCATAACAAGCAACGCTAATCAAATAGCTAACAGTCTCGATGAGCAGTACCAGCCGCAGGCCACTTCTCGTTCTGATCCAAGAATATCCCAATTCTCAAGGAGGTCAAATCTTGATCCTCGTAACCAGTTTTCCCATGAATCTCTGGCAATGCCATCTTGGAATGCCGTTTCAGTTAATTCACAAAGACAACAGCCTCCGAATTTGCAAAATGCTTCTACCTTGGCCTCCTCTCTTCAGTTGAGGCATGATGTTCAGCAGGAAAGCCTGGAATCTGAATATTCTGGTCAAACCCAGAATTCAGCAGTTCCTCAGATTTCAGATTTTCCTAATCCCTCTAGCACTAGCAGTTTGTTGGCTGCTGTTTTGAAGAGTGGAATTATTGGTAGTAAATCAAGTTCAGGTACGACACCGAGTTCTCTTGATAAGGGTGCTCTGTCATCCCAAGCCAGTGCACAGCCTCCTTTACCAAGTGGTCTTCCTCCTGCCCAGTTTTCCCCACCTGGGCCCAGGATTCCACCGGCTTCTATCTCTAGTCTATCGTTGGACAAAAATGCTTCAAACACTCCAAATTATAACTCCCAGAGAAATGTAGAACCACCACCATTGCCACCTGGGCCACCTCCAACTCTTGTAGAGGGTGCATCACTGCAGCCTTTGAATGCACCAAAATCTGCTTCTAGTCCCCTGTCAAGCATTTTGAGTACATTGGTAGCGAAAGGGTTGATATCCGCATCAAAGGAGTCCCCTACTTACACTCCTTCGGATACACCTCCTCAAACGCAGAACCATATTCCACCAGCAAGCTCCAGGTCAATTCCTGCTTTATCTGCTCCAATATCCTCATCCATTCCTTTCTTGGCTCCGGAGGCCGAGATTACTCTCTCAAAACCTGCTGCTAAAACCCCTGATGCCTTACTTCGGTCCACCAAAGAACAGGCAAAAAGTCTCATTGGGCTTGCGTTTAAGCCAGATGTGATTCGGAAGTCCCATCCTGATGTGATCAGTGAACTTCTTGATGACGTTCCACATCAGTGTGGCATATGCGGTTTTGGACTTAAACTCCAAGAGAAACTTGATAGACACTTGGAGTGGCACGCATTGAGAAATCCAGATGTCAAACTGTTGAATAGTTCAAGAAAGTGGTATTTAAATTCTGGAGAATGGATTGCTGGATTTGGTGGCCTCCCTTGTGATAAATCCAAAGGGACAATTGGAGGTTCTAATGAAACATCAGAATGTACCGAGGCTGTGGTTCCTGCAGATGAAAGTCAATGTGTATGCGTTTTGTGTGGTGAGCTTTTTGAAGACTTCTACAATGAAGAAAGTGACAAATGGATGTTCGAAGGTGCTGTTTACATGAGTATTCCAGGTGAAAGTGGTACTCAGGGTCCGATAGTCCACACGAACTGTATTTCAGAAAGTTCTTGTCAAGAGTTGGGACTTGCCTAG
- the LOC104112737 gene encoding polyadenylation and cleavage factor homolog 4 isoform X2 translates to MLDKLILSLCFWDKQTSKVPTEQKLPSLYLLDSIVKNIGRDYIKYFAGKLPEVFCKAYRQVEPSVHPGMRHLFGTWKGVFPPQQLQLIEKELGFTTGVNGSSSGTSRPDPQAQRPAHSIHVNPKYLEARQRLQQSTRTKGAVSDISSTLNVNENVERPEITTSVSSGRSWIDPSIKRAQKEKLNEHVPEKTISAAYGDSDYGSDVSRRSAFGAGRGGERIKEQGFDKPWYDSGTGKILSQRSGLDIKHGFQSISQKSATSDAHPQLIQSLPNRTSTLTDRSWKNSEEEEYMWDDVNSAAKDRWASEDSDKSDLENQLRRPQSIREVGLRADSEASADSLSGDERGQTSFGNQMSAMWSRDSHALDGARHSASLRSAPVHPEGYQTSFSSLSKAANSIGRTSFKSQTGSVHVGAPNFVPMNATLESRGSIVQQQRETLRAASPSAHSPMHQHPPSPSVITSNANQIANSLDEQYQPQATSRSDPRISQFSRRSNLDPRNQFSHESLAMPSWNAVSVNSQRQQPPNLQNASTLASSLQLRHDVQQESLESEYSGQTQNSAVPQISDFPNPSSTSSLLAAVLKSGIIGSKSSSGTTPSSLDKGALSSQASAQPPLPSGLPPAQFSPPGPRIPPASISSLSLDKNASNTPNYNSQRNVEPPPLPPGPPPTLVEGASLQPLNAPKSASSPLSSILSTLVAKGLISASKESPTYTPSDTPPQTQNHIPPASSRSIPALSAPISSSIPFLAPEAEITLSKPAAKTPDALLRSTKEQAKSLIGLAFKPDVIRKSHPDVISELLDDVPHQCGICGFGLKLQEKLDRHLEWHALRNPDVKLLNSSRKWYLNSGEWIAGFGGLPCDKSKGTIGGSNETSECTEAVVPADESQCVCVLCGELFEDFYNEESDKWMFEGAVYMSIPGESGTQGPIVHTNCISESSCQELGLA, encoded by the exons ATGTTAGATAAACTGATCTTGAGCCTTTGCTTTTGGGATAAGCAGACATCAAAG GTTCCTACTGAGCAAAAGCTTCCATCTCTATACCTTTTGGACAGTATTGTGAAGAACATCGGGCGGGATTATATTAAGTATTTTGCCGGCAAGCTACCTGAG GTTTTCTGCAAAGCTTATAGACAGGTTGAACCTTCGGTACATCCTGGGATGCGGCATCTTTTTGGAACTTGGAAAGGAGTATTCCCCCCTCAACAACTCCAATTAATTGAGAAGGAGCTCGGATTTACAACTGGTGTCAATGGCTCTTCATCAGGGACATCTAGGCCTGATCCCCAGGCTCAACGACCTGCACATAGCATTCACGTAAATCCCAAATATCTGGAGGCAAGGCAACGCCTACAGCAATCAACCAGG ACAAAAGGAGCAGTTAGTGACATCAGCAGCACTCTTAATGTAAACGAGAACGTAGAGAGACCGGAGATAACAACCAGTGTTAGTTCTGGAAGATCATGGATTGATCCTTCTATTAAG CGTGCTCAGAAAGAAAAGTTGAACGAGCATGTTCCTGAGAAAACTATCAGTGCAGCATATGGAGATTCGGATTATGGTTCTGATGTGTCGAGGCGTTCTGCCTTTGGAGCAGGAAGAGGAGGTGAGAGAATTAAGGAACAGGGGTTCGATAAACCTTGGTATGATTCTGGGACGGGTAAAATATTGAGCCAAAGAAGCGGCTTGGACATTAAGCATGGGTTCCAAAGTATATCCCAAAAATCTGCAACCTCTGATGCACATCCACAACTGATACAGTCCTTGCCAAATAGAACCAGTACTTTGACTGATAGGAGCTGGAAGAATTCTGAGGAAGAGGAGTACATGTGGGATGATGTAAACAGTGCAGCTAAAGACCGGTGGGCATCTGAGGATTCAGATAAATCT GACCTAGAAAATCAACTGAGGAGACCACAGAGCATAAGGGAGGTCGGATTAAGGGCTGATAGTGAAGCCTCAGCTGATTCTCTTTCAGGTGACGAGCGAGGCCAAACATCTTTCGGGAATCAAATGTCAGCAATGTGGTCAAGGGATTCACATGCTTTAGATGGAGCTAGGCATTCAGCTTCTCTTCGAAGTGCTCCAGTTCATCCAGAAGGCTATCAAACTTCTTTCAGTTCGTTGTCAAAAGCTGCAAATTCAATAGGTAGGACATCTTTCAAGTCACAGACAGGTTCAGTCCACGTTGGAGCGCCAAACTTTGTGCCGATGAATGCAACTTTGGAGTCCAGGGGATCCATAGTGCAACAGCAGCGAGAAACTCTCAGAGCTGCCTCTCCCTCTGCTCACTCACCAATGCATCAGCATCCTCCATCCCCATCAGTCATAACAAGCAACGCTAATCAAATAGCTAACAGTCTCGATGAGCAGTACCAGCCGCAGGCCACTTCTCGTTCTGATCCAAGAATATCCCAATTCTCAAGGAGGTCAAATCTTGATCCTCGTAACCAGTTTTCCCATGAATCTCTGGCAATGCCATCTTGGAATGCCGTTTCAGTTAATTCACAAAGACAACAGCCTCCGAATTTGCAAAATGCTTCTACCTTGGCCTCCTCTCTTCAGTTGAGGCATGATGTTCAGCAGGAAAGCCTGGAATCTGAATATTCTGGTCAAACCCAGAATTCAGCAGTTCCTCAGATTTCAGATTTTCCTAATCCCTCTAGCACTAGCAGTTTGTTGGCTGCTGTTTTGAAGAGTGGAATTATTGGTAGTAAATCAAGTTCAGGTACGACACCGAGTTCTCTTGATAAGGGTGCTCTGTCATCCCAAGCCAGTGCACAGCCTCCTTTACCAAGTGGTCTTCCTCCTGCCCAGTTTTCCCCACCTGGGCCCAGGATTCCACCGGCTTCTATCTCTAGTCTATCGTTGGACAAAAATGCTTCAAACACTCCAAATTATAACTCCCAGAGAAATGTAGAACCACCACCATTGCCACCTGGGCCACCTCCAACTCTTGTAGAGGGTGCATCACTGCAGCCTTTGAATGCACCAAAATCTGCTTCTAGTCCCCTGTCAAGCATTTTGAGTACATTGGTAGCGAAAGGGTTGATATCCGCATCAAAGGAGTCCCCTACTTACACTCCTTCGGATACACCTCCTCAAACGCAGAACCATATTCCACCAGCAAGCTCCAGGTCAATTCCTGCTTTATCTGCTCCAATATCCTCATCCATTCCTTTCTTGGCTCCGGAGGCCGAGATTACTCTCTCAAAACCTGCTGCTAAAACCCCTGATGCCTTACTTCGGTCCACCAAAGAACAGGCAAAAAGTCTCATTGGGCTTGCGTTTAAGCCAGATGTGATTCGGAAGTCCCATCCTGATGTGATCAGTGAACTTCTTGATGACGTTCCACATCAGTGTGGCATATGCGGTTTTGGACTTAAACTCCAAGAGAAACTTGATAGACACTTGGAGTGGCACGCATTGAGAAATCCAGATGTCAAACTGTTGAATAGTTCAAGAAAGTGGTATTTAAATTCTGGAGAATGGATTGCTGGATTTGGTGGCCTCCCTTGTGATAAATCCAAAGGGACAATTGGAGGTTCTAATGAAACATCAGAATGTACCGAGGCTGTGGTTCCTGCAGATGAAAGTCAATGTGTATGCGTTTTGTGTGGTGAGCTTTTTGAAGACTTCTACAATGAAGAAAGTGACAAATGGATGTTCGAAGGTGCTGTTTACATGAGTATTCCAGGTGAAAGTGGTACTCAGGGTCCGATAGTCCACACGAACTGTATTTCAGAAAGTTCTTGTCAAGAGTTGGGACTTGCCTAG